The sequence below is a genomic window from Hyperolius riggenbachi isolate aHypRig1 chromosome 7, aHypRig1.pri, whole genome shotgun sequence.
ctgcagcatgtcaggtgagaacattaaatgaagcagagtaaattgtcgggtgctgtgcaatcattccaaatcgtgGGGagaggcatcctcacaagtttgcctcaggcagcaaaaagtctagaaccggccctggcttcaGGAGTTGAGATTATTGGGGTGTTTTCtacattgatttattattttataaagcgccaacatattctgtggcgctgtacacaataagaaacaaacaagaggtacataataatacagacacagCGTGCATTCCAGAGAGCGCGCTCAGTAGTTaagtaagccaggtataggtgaccccagagcAGGCACAGCATACTGAATGGCATAAACAAGCTCTAGCAGCTGGATGAGCAATACATGAAGGCCAAAATCCGGATAATCCCAGAGCTGAGACTAGTGACATGGAAGTAGAGTTCAGAGCtttaagagaacctgtactgagtaaaaatatttaaaataaacacatgaggtaacttcagatgaacattacatagttaccttgccatcagttcctttcagaagctcaccatcttcttctgacaataatccttccagttctgacaatattttgtcagatctgaaatatatcagttgctgtcaataaaatatcagttgctgtcagttacagctgagaggacaactgatgtaccaggtaatgtccatgtctccctatggctcaagtgggcgatgttacagtttaactgtgtgctgaccagaaagctgttatgggtaatgaccattttcaaaatggaggacggaaaattcccttgatcacagtgaacaaacaggacgcaggagaggagaacgacactgaggagtagactacatgaaaggtaagtatgacttgtgtatgcttattttgacttttaattttcagttcaggttttctttaaagaggaactccagtaaaaataatgtaataaaaaagtgcttaatttttacaataattatgtataaatgatttagtcagtgtttgccccttgtaaaatcttttaaatccctgatttacattctgacatttattacatggtgacatttttactgttggtaggtgatgtagctgctgcatgcttttttggcagttggaaacagctgtaaacagctatttcccacaatgcaatgaggttcacagacaggaaacggccaggagtaccacggtcctcagagtttcttgtgggaggggtttcaccacaatgtcagtcatacagcgccccctgatggtctgtttgtgaaaaggaatagatttctcatgtaaaagggggtatcagctactggttgagataaagttaaattcttggtcagagttcctTTTTAACAAAGATCTAAAGGTCCATTCCCACCTcgcgatttttccaacgatttttccAATGACCGGTGATTGTTTTGAACAACAAGCGGTCGTTTCCGCAATCTCACAATTTGGGCACAGGCGCACGATCCTGCTACCGTTGCTTAGCGTCAGGCGGCGTAAACGACCATTGCGTTGGATTGAATCTTTAAGGTCCCAGACAACTCCCACGCAAAGTACCGCAATTGCTTGAAATCTCATTTGCGCCCGTCGTGTAACATCGCATGACGTCGCACATACCCGCCAGCCAGTAGATGAAGTAAGATGGATCCGGGAGCGCATGTCGTCAGggagacgtcgctggatccaGCTTCCTGCATCGCGAGGTGAGTCGCCCACAAATATCACATGATAAAATAATAggccataaaggtggccacacacaccatacaattttttacatttcttttcaattcaagatttacaaccaatttttctgattgattgtaactctTTAAAAACCtgaccaatgcaccacacacctgtgttcaatttttccccaattatgaaaaaaaaaatcattgaaaactctgaaaaaattgcctGCATTTCTTTATTATAAAATAATCAATttaccatacaccatacaatcttgtcaAAACCTGATTAGAAATTTCTGCTGCTTCCGATCGAGAAATAACGAAAAAAAACCAAACCGGGAAATCTGATCAGTATTTTCACtctaaaaaataaaacttttgatttttctgtagaaatgttttttatcgaattgctgtaaaattggatcattttattgtattgtgtgtggccacattaAAAGAGACAGATATCCTTGAAATAAAATAGAAGAATTGGTAGATGAGGATGAGGCTGGTAATTGTACCTGAATGACAAAAGGATGATGTGAGCTGAAGAGGAAGAAGCTCTCTTTCCATCACTCTGCTGTCTTTCTTTGCCGCTTTGctttctgttaaagggaacctgaagtgagtaaatattttttaaaataaacacatgatgtagctgcaaatgaatattacatactaacctcaccgtcagttcctctcagaagctcaccatttactTCTCACAgtgaccccttccagttctgacaagattttgtcagaacttaaaTATACCAGTTGTTGTCAATTATATATCAGCTGAGGTCActgacaactgaatgtgcaaggtaatgtccatgtttccctatggctcaagttggcaatattacagtttaacagtgtgctgatcaggaagctgttatggggtaatggccatattttaaaatggaggacagagaattccatagatcgcaatggacaaacaggacgcgggagaggagaaagagattgaggagtagactacacaggaggtaagtatgacttgtgtatggttattttgactttttatttttagttcaagttctctttaaaggacaactgaagtgagaagaatgtggaggctgccatatttctttccttttaatctccctggcggtttattaaaatccgccagggggcagcaaatacctttttttttttttttttcttcatgtagcgagacgacgtctcgctacatgatagccgctgctcagcggcatccccccagcccctccgatcgccttcggcgatcggagatcaggatatcccgttcaaagaacgggatctcctggagggcttcccccgtcgccatggcgacggggcgggatgacgtcaccgacagcgctgcctggcactgattggccaggcagcgcacggggtctgggggggggggggggggcggctgcggcgacgcggataggcgggtagcggcagcgatcgggcactgcacgcagctagcaaagtgctagctgtgtgcagcaaaaaaaaaattattcaaattggcccagcggggcctgagcggcgacctccggtggTAATGGACGTATTAAGTCGTCCAtacagctaaggaggttaaacaataccagttacctggcagtccatacaactaatcttgtcagatctgataataatgtcagaaacacctgatctgctgcatgcttgttcaggggctatggctaaaagtattagaggcagagattagcaggacagccaggcaactggtattgcttaaacaaaatatccatatccctccatatccctcttgcttcagtcctTTATTGATATTTTTCCTCCTTGTTTTCAGTACAGATTCCACCAGCGCTCAGACAGTCACACATTTtctagtttaaaaaaacaaagaaatatttcaatccacttctctccCCTGAGTGGGTTAACATTTGAAGTGAGTAGAGGCAAGAGTCCCGCCCCCTACACACTGATTTTCAGTTTCGTTTCCTCTTCATTCCTTTTACTATGGCGTCCGCCTCTCTCGGAGAAGAGCTGAGCTGCTCTATATGCCTGAGCCTGTATAGAGAGCCGGTGACACTGACATGTGGACACAGCTTCTGCCGGGATTGTATTATGACTGTGCTGGAGACACAGAAGGCATCAGGAAAAGTTTATTCCTGTCCAGAGTGTAGAGCGGAGTATCCAAACCACCCTCTGGTGGAGAAGAACAGGAAGCTGTCCAACATTGTGGAGAATTTCACAGCTATGCAAGAGAAACCTGAGGTACGTTGTACGTTTTGTGTGGATGCCCTAGTGCCAGCTGTTAAGACTTGCCAACAGTGTGAAACTTCCATGTGTGTTAAACATCTGGCAGCTCATAACCAGACAGTGGACCACGTGTTAGTGGAGCCCACGTCATCACTCCAGAACAAAAAATGCTCCAGCCACAAAAAACTActggagtattactgcactgaggactccacctgtctgtgtgtgtcctgctgtcttgTTGGGACACATAAAGGACACCAGGTGGAACTTCTAGAGGAGGCTTCTGAGAAGAAAAAGGAGGAACTAAGACATGTACTAAAAAATATGGCCCCAAAGGGAAGGATATATGAAGAGAAAATTCAGAGTTTACAGGACCACAAgagaaaagcacaagaaaaagcagCTGATGAGAAGAAGAGAGTCACAGCTCTGTTTGAGGACATCAGGAGACAGCTGGAAGTCCATGAGATGAAAGTCCTGAATGAGATCACCAGGCAAGAAGAGCAGATATCACAGTCTGTCTCTGATTGTATCCAGCATCTGGAGACACAAGGAGGGGAACTGTCCAGGAAGATGGCTCGCATTGAGAAGATGTGTAATATGACTGACCCAATAGCTGTCCTGCAAGATCCAGAATCCGACACAGCTGACCAAGATATGGAGGAACCTTTTGTTCAAGATCTGGATGATTTTCTGATTTTGCTTGTGCTACAAAAATCCGTGAATGAACTCATTACTCAGATGAAATCACAAGTTGAATTCTCTTTTCTAAAGAAAGCAGATCTGTTACTGGATGAAGATACTGCACATAACCGTTTGAAATTGTCTGATGACTTCAGAACTGCCACAGAGTCTGACACAAGGCACTGCAGACCAAATTCATGGAAGAGATTTACAACATATTGTCAGGTGATGAGTTCTGAGAGCTTTTCCTCTGGgagacattactgggaagtggaggTCAGTGATGATGGAGATTGGGAGGTTGGGGTAAGCTATCCTAGTATAGAGAGACAAGGGGATAAATCCGGAGTTGGAGATAACAACAAATCTTGGAGTTACCACAGATATAAAGATAAACATTCTGCTTCCCATGACTCAGGAAAAAAGTCATTAAATCCTCACTCTCCCTGCAGAAGATTAGGAATATATCTGGATTATGAAGCTGGACGTCTGTCCTTCTACCAGCTGGATGACCCCGTCAGCCATTTacacaccttcactgccaccttcaccgagcccctccatgctgcttTTTATCTGGACTATAAAGCTTGGGTGAAGGTGATTTCACTTTAAGATGGCATTTCAGAGGTTTGGCCGGGATGTGAGAGAGCATAGCGCAAGATCTCCAAACACAAGATCTCCAAACAACCTACCATCCACAATTTAATTGGGTCTGTTTAAAATGAAGTACAGTAGGACGCAAGTGCATCAGCTCTTGTGCATCTGACTGTCAAGCACTCGCCCTTCCCACTCTGACAAACGCCTTTAAAAGTTTAAGTATTATGTTAATGGGGTTTACTTGGTTTGTTGTATTGCTTTTtttcttaaagcagatccgagatgaaaaactaactttaacaggtaacttgtctatatatctcatGTACAGATGGTTTAGATCATAGTttctcaacctgtggtacgcgtaccccagggggtatttctgagggttccagggggtactcaggcttgatatacttaaccaaaaataacaaatttagagttttagaaaatgataaatcttatttaaacaccaccaaattagtattttagctaattaaaagcaatagtaaaagcttggaaatggtttaaaaccaattataatgtactacgattaaatatatatttgtcaagtggtacttgtgataatgtttactatgctagggggtacttagtgagtatatggttttaaaaggggtacataccaataaaatgttgagaaacactggtttggatggtttaaacagcaaatctgtctgcatacagctttaatagaatatgaatatttcttcctgtgatacaatgacagcagccatgttgtttgtaagcattacacaggggcaggcttatctgcatcatcagcactcagcctgtgaaaaaaaacctaatcccccctcctcctccctcctcccctctgcctctgaaatctctggctagtaatacctccccctcctcctgcccagaatgagctcccatgagcccttgctactgccaaggctctctgaaaactgtgggcgaggcttgtttagtttatagggaattagagtattaaaacaaaaacaaaaaagtatttggcttgaggaatgccctataaacaataggaaagtaacacaatcatgcaatgagtaaaagttcatctcggatccactttaaaggagtcatcagggggatatgaggacaataagtgctacttacccggggtttcgtccagccccaagctccctgcagaactactgcgcagtatgctccggaccacgtggcggtgattgacagtgccgctcgcacaggcgacgtcatcgccggggaccgggaagctTCACAGGTGAACGGCTCaccgcagagctgcagcgagggacatgctgggagcttggggctggacaaagccccgggtaagtagcacttattgtccTCATATCCCCCTGATGACTcttttaaggctggattcacacttacTGTAGATACGTTGCGCATACATCAAATAAAGGCACAAGGAATTTAGGGCGCACAGTAACAGTGTTAATaagtaccgatattttactataaaaatgtaaaatatcgatattaaataccgatattttactatggccaaacctaaccctactctcacacagaaccatccaCCCTGATCCCTAACCGCCCACCCCATCCCCGCACACAttgcctgcctgatgcctaaaactaaccctcccccccccccccccaaacacacacacacacacaatacctgcctaatgccacccccacaaaaatataaaaaacccCATTTAATATCATGCACCGGAGAATAGTGGCATTTGAGCGCCAGCGATGCCCGATATAGCGCCTGCTATATAACAGGCACTCAAATTTCTACTCTGGCACCCAAAGACAGCTATTTTGTATTGGCGGCTATGGTGGTGCCTAtttagtccacttgccgcatgcgcccttttttcctgcctgGTGCGTTGCATCCTATTGAAAAATAAGCAGGTTGCAACATCACTCAGCGTAACGCATCTTACTGTGAATCCAGGCTAGATCCTATGCTCAGTCTGTTTTACTGGCAGGAAGGACCACTTTTGAAATGAATGTCCTGCAGTTTTGGTTGCTATGGTAACAGGACTTGTTTGCTGTATTAGGGATGGGATTTACTAATGTTCGCTGTAAAGTGATGCCTCTGGCAGTGCATATAAATTATATGTATGTTATATATTATAGTGTTAATTAAGATGCTATCACATCCAAATAATAGATATATTGATTTTAAAGTCCATCAGAGTGTTTTGTTTCAGACCAGACAAGCTGTGAGGATCTGCGcggctgcctgtgcatgcaggtagccttttgaccactgtttaggtctgcattctgcaggtctctggaagagagaccttctgtcagttttgcagcttgctgcagaggaatttgcatacgtttgtcatgcaaattgcctggccacatcctttgtaggcttgcactatatataccatgtgatcccacagtactgggctggtcataaggatttagtcctgtgtaacactcctggaggaggatTAGAAAAGATGTGGTCCGCAACAAGTTCTCTACACAGATTCCGTAATTTATTTAGGACGTGTCCTTACAGCAAATATGAAGTAcataagctgacatgtttcaggccattcggcccttaatcatagcacacaGAAGTACAGCTCGGTCCTCTCAATTTAAAATGAAGAGGTATGTGCGACACACCCGGGTGTGGCATGCACCCGCCCACCCGTAGGAGGGGTCAACAATGTTACAGGTACATGCCACCACCCACAGGGTAGTCTCAACCCCCATGCAAACCTTGGACcatcaacatttaaaaaaaaaaatacaaatctcaAAAATTAGATAAATGTATAAAATCAAGAGAGAACTCAAATATTAAACACGCAGAATGAGATATATGTACATAAGAATACAAAGATGCATACAAATATAGATATAATGCAACTCTACTCATATGAACAAAACCCACCTGAACCTATGTTCAGTGCACTACCATAAAAGATCCGAAaaatctgaccccccccccccccccccgggtaaaTTACATATCTAGCCTGTAACCAAAGCTAGATCCCATCTAGCGTTAAGTCCCTTAGGGGCTCTGGTCCCCAGACGAAAAATCCACAGTGCTTCCCTTTTCCGGATAATCGCCAATCTGTCTCCACCTCTCTTCGGCACAAAGACCCTCTCAATACCCTGAAAAGAGAAGCCGGTCATGTCACCACCATGCATGTTTTTAAAATGCTTGGCAACATTTGAGATGTTTCTGGTGGACCACGATGCCCCCAGATAGTGTTCCGAAATTCTGGCTTTAAGGGGTCTGGTGGTGCAACCCACATACTGCAATAAGCATACATTACATGAAACCAAATAgagttccacatctttgggggttATCCGGAAAAGGGAAGCACTGTGGATTTTTCGTCTGGGGACCAGAGCCCCTAAGGGACTTAACGCTAGATGGGATCTAGCTTTGGTTACAGGCTAGATATGTAATTTACCCGGGGGGGGGGTCAGATTTTTCGGATCTTTTATGGTAGTGGTAGTGCACTGAACATAGGTTCAGGTGGGTTTTGTTCATATGAGTAGAGTTGCATTATATCTATATTTGTATGCATCTTTGTATTCTTATGTACATATATCTCATTCTGCGTGTTCTAATATTTGAGTTCTCTCTTGATTTTATACATTTATCTAATTTTtgagatttgtattttttttttaaatgttgatgGTCCAAGGTTTGCATGGGGGTTGGGACTACCCTGTGGGTGGTGGCATGTACCTGTAACATTGTTGACCCCTCCTACGGGTGGGCGGGTGCATGCCACACCCGGGTGTGTCGCACATACCTCTTCATTTTAAATTGAAAGGACCGAGCTGTACTTCtgtgtgctatgattaagggccgaatggcctgaaacatgtcagcttatgTACTTCATATTTGCTGTAAGGACACGTCCTAAATAAATTACGGAATCTGTGTAGAGAACTTGTTGCAGACCACATCTTTTCTAATCCTGCTTCAGTATCCGGGCCTGGCTGCCTTTGGTCCAGCACTGCTCTACACGGTGCAGTTGAGCGGTGTTCCACTTCCCTCTATcttactcctggaggagtgtcagccttgctctttgtttgaagatcagcttagagtaattccgggATCTGCACTAGGctagttccctagtgcagttaggattgcatatctgttttgtttgtctgttgcgattgtcctgtcccagcggtggccgacaggaaatcgttctgatctttgttcttggagtatagctggagcagcggttgctaccagctatctcatctgatctgtcttcctggatcgcaccagcctcttgcgctagtgctgtggatccttctgtttttcCTGCCTGGATCGcagtcgccttgcgctagtgctgtggatccttctgtctccctggatcgcactagcctcttttcgctagtgctgtggatccttctgttctgcctctctggatcgcactagtctctttcgctagtgctgtggatccttctgttctgtctccctggatcgcactagcctcttttcgctagtgctgtggatcctgtctatCGCTTGTtcttgttttcgtgtgtctgtcttgtctgctacgaacgcttgctggaggctcggtgaggtaaccgttaagcaagcgctcgcgtcctctgttttacgtTTGTCtgtcgttggttagttaggcgtgcttgtccctgttgtgcttatcacgtggggaccgcgcacgaacgcgtgcactgttgcgaatgagtgtggtgttcgcgttcagttagcgtttgttattttccttgtcttctcattgtatgatttgctgtgtctttgctactctcgtgctctgccttgctgtagccttgtgtcacgtctggcgatcgcacctctcgcgatcgcgttcctacttcatatctgctgtggtgtgtgcaccgtcgcgggttggcgactagtttggtacacacacatactatctgtccctgtgctcattctcaatcgcctctcttgcgattgcgttctgtccctcgtgcaattcctgtctggcgtgtgtggcagggcagaggagctgttcctctgcactccacagctccacctgtcgacaggaatttccctctacaggtgcattgcaccttctgctgggtttcccgcaaattatacgcttgtggaggattcccgtagtgtcagcgcacgtcttgtgcgctgatcacggagagaatcccacaatcgttacacaagcCTAACCTTTTTTATGAACACCTTTCTGCAACTATAAATCTTGTCTTGAAATTTTGCTCACATGAccagaaagtgagttttgaagtcTGTGGGTGTGGCTTCTGTAGCAGCTTGGATTGTGTCATCTCCACTGTTCAGAATGAAAGGGGGCAGGCACAGTCTATAGTATGTCTGAGAACATTGCAGCCAACAGCACAGACTATAGTACAGGAAGCAGCTGGTGTCTGGGCTCCTGACCAGGTACTTTACAAGTGATTTATTTGTCATTGAGTAGTTGAGGAATTTTCAGACAACTGAGAGTCACTCTACACCTATGTAGAAAAACGTATGTGCCATCTCTGCGGGTGTAAACCTAAACTTTATTACACTTGAAGATTAAATGACAAAATAACGCAATCCCTTGTATTCTAATTTCAATGATATGATCCACCTGTAATATTTGGCTGCAGGAAAAGGAGTGAGTGCCGCATGGATTTCCAAGGATTCCAAACTCCAACTtttgtagccctgccctcccggtgatgattagcctaggctatttagttatgtaGCTGTTAAGGCAAGAATAATCCAAACACATCCTGATGAAGCTAGCAAGGGGCGGGTGCAACAATTAGGTGGGCGGAGTCATGCCCCGCCAGGCCGCAACTTCTACTGAGTGTCTCTGTTGGCTGCAGCCACGATCGGCTTAACACATCCCCCATGCCTATTTCGCTTCCCAACCAAGAGGGTGTCCCGGCTGGGTTGATCGCATGTGCTgaaagtgtctgtgtgtgccaAGACTGCCTGGTTCACTGGCGGATTCCTGCTGCTAAGTGCCGGAGAGGTGAGATTCTTTTTGGTCATACACAGTAGGAGTGCTGCTCTGCACTGCATTATTTGAGGCAAttgattgtttaacctccttgccggttatcccgagctcagctcggggtaacctgcgcaggaggatttctcaggccccgctgggccgatttgcataattttttttttttattgcatgcagctagcactttgctagctgcgtgcatattacgatcgccgccgctcaccgccaatTCGCCAc
It includes:
- the LOC137525440 gene encoding E3 ubiquitin-protein ligase TRIM39-like, translated to MASASLGEELSCSICLSLYREPVTLTCGHSFCRDCIMTVLETQKASGKVYSCPECRAEYPNHPLVEKNRKLSNIVENFTAMQEKPEVRCTFCVDALVPAVKTCQQCETSMCVKHLAAHNQTVDHVLVEPTSSLQNKKCSSHKKLLEYYCTEDSTCLCVSCCLVGTHKGHQVELLEEASEKKKEELRHVLKNMAPKGRIYEEKIQSLQDHKRKAQEKAADEKKRVTALFEDIRRQLEVHEMKVLNEITRQEEQISQSVSDCIQHLETQGGELSRKMARIEKMCNMTDPIAVLQDPESDTADQDMEEPFVQDLDDFLILLVLQKSVNELITQMKSQVEFSFLKKADLLLDEDTAHNRLKLSDDFRTATESDTRHCRPNSWKRFTTYCQVMSSESFSSGRHYWEVEVSDDGDWEVGVSYPSIERQGDKSGVGDNNKSWSYHRYKDKHSASHDSGKKSLNPHSPCRRLGIYLDYEAGRLSFYQLDDPVSHLHTFTATFTEPLHAAFYLDYKAWVKVISL